A region from the Natronomonas salsuginis genome encodes:
- a CDS encoding NAD-dependent succinate-semialdehyde dehydrogenase codes for MDVVNPATGETVETYETDSSAEVEAKLDRATDAFETWRDRPLREREELLARAGEVLRENKHEYAETMTEEMGKPISQSIGEVEKCAWVCDHYAEHASAYLEPDGHPSPPGTRVKTVYDPLGPVLAVMPWNFPLWQVFRFAAPYLVAGNVGLLKHASNVPGSALAIEEVFREAGFPEGVFQTLLIPSSAVEDVLVDHRVRAATLTGSGPAGRAVASTAGDNLKKTVLELGGSDPFVVLDDADIEAAVETGTWARNLNGGQSCIAAKRFIVHTDVYDAFVDRFVSEVEALVVGDPTDEDTDVGPQARAGLMTELHEQVEASVEAGATVLTGGEPLDGDGAFYPPTVLADVPEGCPADTEETFGPVASVYEVDDEAAAIEKANDTEFGLGASVWTEDRHRGEAIARRIDAGCVYVNELVKSDPRVPFGGIKESGYGRELSEPGIKEFVNRKTVWVN; via the coding sequence ATGGACGTCGTCAACCCCGCGACCGGCGAAACAGTCGAGACGTACGAAACTGACAGCAGCGCAGAGGTAGAAGCCAAACTCGATCGCGCAACCGACGCGTTCGAGACGTGGCGGGATCGCCCGCTCCGCGAACGCGAGGAGCTCCTCGCGCGCGCCGGCGAGGTGCTGCGCGAGAACAAACACGAGTACGCCGAGACGATGACCGAGGAGATGGGCAAGCCGATCTCCCAGTCGATTGGCGAGGTGGAAAAGTGCGCGTGGGTGTGCGATCACTACGCCGAACACGCGAGCGCGTATCTCGAACCCGACGGCCACCCCAGTCCGCCGGGAACACGGGTCAAAACGGTGTACGATCCGCTCGGCCCCGTGCTCGCGGTGATGCCGTGGAACTTCCCGCTCTGGCAGGTGTTTCGGTTCGCCGCCCCCTACCTCGTGGCCGGGAACGTCGGCCTCTTGAAACACGCCTCGAACGTCCCCGGCTCGGCGCTCGCGATCGAGGAGGTGTTCCGGGAGGCCGGGTTCCCCGAGGGTGTGTTCCAGACGCTGTTGATCCCGTCGAGCGCCGTCGAGGACGTGCTCGTTGACCACCGGGTTCGGGCCGCCACGCTGACCGGGAGCGGCCCCGCTGGTCGAGCGGTCGCGTCGACCGCGGGCGATAATTTGAAAAAGACCGTCCTCGAGTTAGGCGGCAGCGACCCGTTCGTCGTTCTCGACGACGCCGACATCGAGGCCGCCGTCGAGACCGGCACGTGGGCGCGAAACCTGAACGGCGGACAGTCCTGTATCGCCGCGAAGCGCTTCATCGTCCACACCGACGTGTACGACGCGTTCGTCGACCGGTTCGTCTCGGAGGTCGAAGCGCTCGTCGTGGGCGATCCGACCGACGAGGACACCGACGTGGGGCCGCAGGCCCGCGCGGGGCTTATGACGGAGCTCCACGAGCAGGTCGAAGCGAGCGTCGAGGCCGGCGCGACCGTGCTGACGGGCGGCGAACCGCTCGACGGCGACGGGGCGTTTTATCCGCCGACGGTGCTCGCCGACGTCCCCGAGGGCTGTCCGGCCGACACCGAGGAGACGTTCGGCCCGGTGGCGTCCGTCTACGAGGTCGACGACGAGGCGGCCGCGATCGAGAAGGCCAACGACACCGAGTTCGGGCTCGGCGCGAGCGTCTGGACGGAGGACCGCCACCGCGGCGAGGCGATCGCCCGACGGATCGACGCGGGCTGCGTCTACGTCAACGAACTGGTGAAATCCGACCCGCGGGTCCCGTTCGGCGGCATCAAGGAGTCGGGCTACGGGCGGGAGCTCTCCGAACCCGGGATCAAGGAGTTCGTCAACCGAAAGACCGTCTGGGTGAACTGA
- a CDS encoding NAD+ synthase, producing MTDSKAFVEKTGIELRFSDTELEAYREHIVQFIADLVEDAGADGAVLGLSGGIDSTTIAYLAAEALGAENVHGLVLPSSVNPDADETDAEQVAETLGIEYDTIEIGPIVNAFVEAAPEHAAEDRMALGNVRVRTRGVLNYFVANAESRLVLGTGNRSEAATGYFTKYGDQAVDCNPIGNLYKCQVRQLARDLGVPDDLVTRTPTAAMWEGQTDEEEMGLSYDDLDAILALHVHGPLSKHATIETLDVPETAVDRVVELHETSAHKRSMPPAPEPL from the coding sequence ATGACGGATTCGAAAGCCTTCGTGGAGAAAACGGGGATCGAACTGCGCTTTTCCGACACCGAACTCGAAGCATATCGCGAGCACATCGTCCAGTTCATCGCTGATCTCGTCGAGGACGCCGGCGCTGACGGCGCGGTACTCGGACTGTCGGGCGGGATCGACTCGACGACCATCGCCTACCTCGCAGCCGAGGCGCTCGGTGCGGAGAACGTTCACGGACTCGTATTGCCGAGTTCGGTCAACCCCGACGCGGACGAGACGGACGCCGAGCAGGTCGCCGAGACGCTGGGTATCGAATACGACACGATCGAGATCGGCCCGATCGTCAATGCGTTCGTCGAGGCGGCGCCGGAGCACGCCGCCGAAGACCGGATGGCGCTCGGCAACGTTCGAGTCCGCACTCGTGGGGTGTTGAACTATTTCGTCGCCAACGCCGAGAGTCGGCTCGTCCTCGGGACGGGGAACCGATCCGAGGCGGCGACGGGCTACTTCACGAAGTACGGAGATCAGGCGGTCGACTGCAACCCCATCGGCAACCTCTACAAGTGTCAGGTTCGCCAACTCGCCCGCGATCTCGGCGTGCCGGACGACCTCGTGACCCGAACACCCACGGCGGCGATGTGGGAGGGCCAGACCGACGAGGAGGAGATGGGACTGAGCTACGACGATCTCGACGCTATCTTGGCGCTGCACGTCCACGGTCCGCTCTCGAAACACGCGACGATCGAGACGCTCGACGTGCCCGAAACGGCGGTCGATCGCGTCGTCGAACTCCACGAGACGAGCGCGCACAAGCGATCGATGCCACCGGCCCCGGAGCCGCTGTAA
- a CDS encoding enoyl-CoA hydratase/isomerase family protein: MIDIDDQGDVRVVTLDRADRRNAITLAGLEALKVAVRDPPTPVIYLRGSGVAFCAGADLETVGSLATEGGVEPFVRQGQRTADAIESSPATVIAGIDGAARGGGIELALACDLRVATLDATFGEPGVTFGLFGSWGGTVRLPEIVGMGDALDFSLSGRVLDAEEALRIGLISRIVDDPRSVAEEVADNDPAALRHIKARIRDRGDKEDKEAAEIESFRTLVETHAEKLQQFGE, translated from the coding sequence ATGATCGACATCGACGACCAGGGCGACGTTCGCGTCGTCACCCTCGATAGGGCCGACCGACGGAACGCGATCACGCTGGCTGGCCTCGAAGCGCTCAAAGTCGCGGTGCGCGACCCACCGACGCCCGTCATCTATCTCCGTGGTTCGGGTGTGGCGTTCTGTGCCGGTGCCGACCTCGAGACCGTTGGGAGCCTCGCGACCGAAGGCGGCGTCGAACCGTTCGTTCGGCAGGGGCAGCGGACCGCCGACGCGATCGAGAGCAGCCCCGCAACCGTCATCGCCGGCATCGACGGGGCGGCTCGCGGCGGCGGGATCGAACTCGCGCTCGCCTGCGACCTGCGGGTGGCGACCCTCGATGCGACGTTCGGCGAACCGGGCGTGACCTTCGGGTTGTTCGGGTCGTGGGGCGGGACGGTTCGCCTGCCCGAGATCGTCGGTATGGGAGACGCGCTCGATTTCTCCCTGTCTGGTCGGGTGTTGGACGCGGAGGAGGCGCTCCGGATCGGCCTCATCTCGCGGATCGTCGACGATCCTCGCTCGGTCGCTGAGGAAGTCGCCGACAACGATCCGGCGGCGCTCCGTCACATCAAAGCTCGGATCCGAGATCGGGGCGATAAGGAGGACAAGGAGGCTGCGGAGATCGAGTCATTCCGGACGCTCGTCGAGACGCACGCGGAGAAACTCCAGCAGTTCGGCGAGTGA
- a CDS encoding DUF7114 family protein, giving the protein MDETAHARAAFREGIDDIGPDALRMRLEEVLESASMTPGALTVLTAMTLDDAVELDVAARRSAGVQMSYEGLRLSRELIHTDPWTTGDRSEGDLNVIAAEVLVARGFEYLAHTGVAMDVVEAVRQFGRDQTRRETAAESERASLDRRLEADFVRTAVRAGADVAFGTITDPIDAVADGLAEELGTDPLPGSETALVGVSERLSTAVASPDTTTPGEFSQSSGT; this is encoded by the coding sequence ATGGACGAAACCGCGCACGCTCGGGCCGCGTTCCGCGAGGGGATCGACGACATCGGTCCCGACGCCCTCCGGATGCGGCTCGAGGAGGTGCTCGAGTCGGCGTCGATGACCCCCGGTGCGCTCACGGTGCTGACCGCGATGACGCTCGACGACGCCGTCGAACTCGACGTGGCCGCACGTCGCAGTGCCGGCGTCCAGATGAGTTACGAGGGGCTCCGACTCTCACGCGAGCTCATCCACACCGACCCGTGGACGACCGGCGATCGATCCGAGGGCGATCTGAACGTCATCGCCGCCGAGGTGCTCGTCGCCCGCGGATTCGAGTATCTCGCCCACACGGGCGTCGCGATGGATGTCGTCGAGGCCGTCCGGCAGTTCGGCCGCGACCAGACGCGCCGCGAGACGGCCGCCGAATCCGAGCGTGCGTCGCTCGACCGACGACTCGAAGCCGACTTCGTCCGTACCGCGGTCCGTGCGGGAGCTGACGTCGCCTTCGGGACGATCACCGATCCGATCGACGCGGTCGCCGACGGGCTCGCCGAGGAACTGGGGACCGATCCGCTTCCGGGCTCGGAAACGGCGCTCGTCGGCGTTTCCGAACGACTTTCGACCGCGGTCGCAAGCCCCGACACCACCACGCCCGGCGAGTTCTCCCAGTCCTCGGGGACGTAG